A window from Fusarium musae strain F31 chromosome 8, whole genome shotgun sequence encodes these proteins:
- a CDS encoding hypothetical protein (EggNog:ENOG41) has product MKYNSAILVLVCSTLISAGTSTISGAEAVCGDLGILQVTPGNIPDGVEPSDLRLCADHPLGRNRTLDPAKGASLAPLEEGDIPNTTPMETLLLRGTLRLFRQVLLEELRFEGERPMVLDRDGWGGWAVG; this is encoded by the exons ATGAAGTACAACAGCGCGATTCTGGTTCTCGTCTGCTCAACCTTGATTTCTGCTGGAACATCCACTATCTCTGGTGCCGAAGCTGTCTGTGGAGATCTTGGAATTCTTCAGGTCACTCCCGGAAATATCCCTGATGGCGTAGAGCCCTCAGATCTTCGCCTCTGCGCCGATCATCCACTCGGCCGCAACCGCACCCTTGATCCCGCCAAGGGTGCCTCCCTAGCGCCCCTCGAGGAAGGCGATATCCCCAATACAACCCCAATGG AGACGTTGCTATTACGGGGCACCTTACGGCTGTTCAGACAAGTACTGCTGGAAGAGCTGCGGTTCGAAGGGGAGCGGCCAATGGTGCTGGACCGCGACGGCTGGGGGGGTTGGGCCGTGGGCTAA